The following are encoded together in the Actinoplanes sp. N902-109 genome:
- a CDS encoding putative quinol monooxygenase has translation MIFITAKFLVKPEHADRWPEIAGPFTRATRGEPGCLWFDWSRSIDDPDEYVLVEAFRDGDAGAAHVGSAHFRQAQRDLPPYLQATPRIISQAVEQDDWSDLGELAVR, from the coding sequence ATGATCTTCATTACCGCGAAGTTCCTGGTCAAGCCCGAGCATGCCGACCGCTGGCCGGAGATCGCCGGCCCGTTCACCCGGGCCACCCGCGGCGAACCGGGCTGCCTGTGGTTCGACTGGTCCCGCAGCATCGACGACCCCGACGAGTACGTCCTGGTCGAGGCGTTCCGCGACGGTGACGCCGGGGCCGCCCACGTCGGCTCGGCCCACTTCAGGCAGGCCCAGCGGGACCTGCCCCCGTACCTGCAGGCCACCCCGAGGATCATCAGCCAGGCGGTCGAGCAGGACGACTGGTCCGACCTCGGCGAGCTGGCCGTCCGCTGA
- a CDS encoding FAD-linked oxidase C-terminal domain-containing protein, whose product MTSLETLAADLRTALGPGRVITDRQELRTYECDGLAHYKVTPGLVVLPRDTVECARTVRACVAENVPFVARGSGTGLSGGALPHADGVLIVTAKMRDILEMAPDDERAVVQPGVINLDVSRAAAAPGYYYAPDPSSQQICSIGGNVAENSGGAHCLKYGFTTNHVLGVQVVTPDGDVIELGGRAPDTPGYDLLGAFVGAEGTLGIATRVTVKLTRLPEAVRTLLAAFGSPAAAGAATSAIIAAGVVPAAIEMMDALAIEAAEAAVRCGYPPGAGAVLIVELDGPAAEVDAQFAEVTALCESNGATALRIAADAAERALIWKGRKSAFAAVGRISPDYIVQDGVIPRTALPEVLSRIAETAGSHGVRVANVFHAGDGNLHPLVLFDGTAEGEADRAETVSGAIIDLCIEYGGSITGEHGVGADKAKYMPRMYSADDLTTMQLLRCAFDPAGLANPGKVFPTPRLCGEVPRVHRATDPAPAADLF is encoded by the coding sequence ATGACGTCGCTGGAGACGCTCGCCGCGGACCTGCGCACCGCGCTGGGTCCCGGCCGGGTGATCACCGATCGCCAGGAGCTGCGGACGTACGAGTGCGACGGGCTCGCGCACTACAAGGTCACCCCGGGCCTGGTCGTCCTGCCGCGCGACACCGTCGAGTGCGCCCGCACGGTGCGGGCCTGCGTCGCGGAGAACGTGCCGTTCGTGGCCCGCGGGTCCGGCACCGGGCTGTCCGGCGGCGCCCTGCCGCACGCCGACGGTGTGCTGATCGTGACCGCGAAGATGCGCGACATCCTCGAGATGGCGCCGGACGACGAGCGGGCCGTCGTGCAGCCCGGGGTGATCAACCTGGACGTCAGCCGGGCCGCCGCCGCGCCCGGCTACTACTACGCGCCCGACCCGTCCAGCCAGCAGATCTGCTCGATCGGCGGCAACGTGGCCGAGAACTCCGGCGGGGCGCACTGCCTCAAGTACGGGTTCACCACCAACCACGTGCTGGGCGTGCAGGTGGTCACCCCGGACGGCGACGTGATCGAGCTGGGCGGGCGGGCCCCGGACACGCCGGGCTACGACCTGCTGGGCGCGTTCGTCGGCGCCGAGGGCACCCTGGGCATCGCCACCCGGGTCACCGTGAAGCTCACCCGGCTGCCGGAGGCGGTGCGCACCCTGCTCGCCGCGTTCGGCTCGCCCGCCGCGGCCGGCGCCGCGACCTCCGCCATCATCGCCGCCGGGGTGGTCCCGGCCGCGATCGAGATGATGGACGCGCTGGCCATCGAGGCCGCCGAGGCCGCCGTGCGCTGCGGCTACCCGCCAGGCGCGGGCGCGGTGCTGATCGTCGAGCTGGACGGCCCGGCGGCCGAGGTGGACGCCCAGTTCGCCGAGGTGACCGCGCTGTGCGAGAGCAACGGCGCCACCGCGCTGCGGATCGCCGCCGACGCGGCCGAGCGGGCGCTGATCTGGAAGGGCCGCAAGTCGGCGTTCGCGGCGGTCGGGCGGATCAGCCCGGACTACATCGTGCAGGACGGGGTGATCCCGCGCACCGCGCTGCCCGAGGTGCTGAGCCGCATCGCCGAGACGGCCGGCAGTCACGGCGTACGGGTGGCCAATGTCTTCCATGCCGGGGACGGCAACCTGCACCCGCTGGTGCTGTTCGACGGCACGGCCGAGGGCGAGGCGGACCGCGCGGAGACGGTGTCCGGGGCGATCATCGACCTGTGCATCGAGTACGGCGGCTCGATCACCGGCGAGCACGGCGTCGGCGCGGACAAGGCCAAGTACATGCCGCGGATGTACAGCGCCGACGACCTGACCACCATGCAGCTGCTGCGCTGCGCGTTCGACCCGGCCGGGCTGGCCAACCCGGGCAAGGTGTTCCCGACCCCGCGGCTGTGCGGCGAGGTGCCGCGGGTGCACCGGGCCACCGATCCCGCCCCGGCCGCGGACCTCTTCTGA
- a CDS encoding (Fe-S)-binding protein, giving the protein MGQPGDAEGLATGRLTTGPGTGGVPRDVLGPVAAFDDDRPPRREIVDDCVHCGFCLSTCPTYTLWGEEMDSPRGRIYLMKQGLDGEPMTASLVQHIDRCLGCMACVTACPSGVRYDRLIEDTRGQVERRFERPVAQRGLRRAIFALFPYPRRLKLLRGPLRAYQRSGLQRLVTRSGLLDRLAPTLATLDSLAPQLRKVPPPPRLIAARGPRRAVVGVLTGCVQSAFFPDVNAATIRVLAAEGCDVIVPRGQGCCGALSAHNGRLAEAQAFARSTIDTFARAGVDYVVVNAAGCGSSMKEYADLLPGDPQAAAFVARVRDLSEILTELGPVAERHPLPLTVAYHDACHLAHAQGVREQPRALLSGIPGLTVREIADPEICCGSAGVWNILHPGPAAQLGERKARTVLDTGATVLVTANPGCLMQIAAAARKLGHPLPVAHTAAVLDASIRGTPL; this is encoded by the coding sequence ATGGGCCAGCCGGGCGACGCCGAGGGTCTTGCCACCGGACGCCTGACCACCGGACCCGGGACCGGCGGCGTGCCGCGCGACGTGCTCGGGCCGGTGGCCGCGTTCGACGACGACCGGCCGCCGCGGCGCGAGATCGTCGACGACTGCGTGCACTGCGGCTTCTGCCTGAGCACCTGTCCGACGTACACGCTGTGGGGCGAGGAGATGGACTCCCCGCGCGGCCGGATCTACCTGATGAAGCAGGGGCTGGACGGCGAGCCGATGACCGCGTCGCTGGTCCAGCACATCGACCGCTGCCTTGGCTGCATGGCCTGCGTGACGGCGTGTCCCTCGGGGGTCCGCTACGACCGGTTGATCGAGGACACCCGCGGGCAGGTGGAGCGGCGGTTCGAGCGGCCGGTGGCCCAGCGGGGACTGCGGCGGGCGATCTTCGCGCTGTTCCCGTACCCCAGAAGGCTGAAGCTGCTGCGCGGCCCGTTGCGGGCCTATCAGCGCTCCGGGCTGCAGCGGCTGGTCACCCGCTCCGGGCTGCTGGACCGGCTGGCACCCACCCTGGCCACGCTGGACTCGCTGGCACCGCAGCTGCGCAAGGTGCCGCCGCCACCCCGCCTGATCGCCGCCCGGGGCCCCCGCCGGGCGGTGGTCGGGGTGCTGACCGGGTGCGTGCAGAGCGCCTTCTTCCCCGACGTCAACGCCGCCACGATCCGGGTGCTGGCCGCCGAGGGCTGCGACGTGATCGTGCCGCGCGGGCAGGGCTGCTGCGGGGCGCTCAGCGCGCACAACGGCCGCCTGGCCGAGGCGCAGGCGTTCGCCCGCAGCACCATCGACACGTTCGCCCGCGCCGGGGTCGACTACGTCGTGGTCAACGCGGCGGGCTGCGGCTCGTCCATGAAGGAGTACGCCGACCTGCTGCCCGGTGACCCGCAGGCGGCGGCGTTCGTGGCCCGGGTGCGCGACCTGTCGGAGATCCTCACCGAGCTGGGCCCGGTCGCCGAACGCCACCCGCTGCCGCTGACCGTGGCCTATCACGACGCCTGCCACCTCGCGCACGCCCAGGGGGTCCGCGAGCAGCCCCGGGCCCTGCTGAGCGGCATCCCCGGCCTGACCGTCAGGGAGATCGCCGACCCGGAGATCTGCTGCGGCTCGGCCGGCGTCTGGAACATCCTGCACCCCGGACCGGCCGCCCAGCTCGGCGAGCGCAAGGCCCGCACGGTCCTCGACACCGGCGCGACCGTGCTGGTCACGGCCAACCCGGGCTGCCTCATGCAGATCGCCGCGGCGGCCCGCAAACTCGGCCACCCGCTCCCGGTCGCCCACACCGCCGCCGTCCTGGACGCCTCGATCCGCGGCACCCCGCTCTGA
- a CDS encoding FAD-binding oxidoreductase — translation MSWRAAGDGDTVGGVPARYVAEPASTEEASAVLTAAATDDLAVVIRGAGSKLDWGLPPRRLDLIVDTSRLAGVVEHAAGDLITVVRAGTRTADLDFGSQQLALDPRPGATIGGTVAANTSGPRRLLYGTARDLLIGITVVRPDGRVARAGGKVVKNVAGYDLGKLFTGSYGTLGLITECVFRLHPVPRARSWVTARVPAEELAGALAAIRGAQVVPSAVEIDRPERGPVAVAVLLEGTAEGVQDRAARLVELLGGTAVTEPPGWFGADPWPAGGVGVKLTVPLSKVAKLPFPLRGSAGTGVLYATATAESVAGMRAAATAAGGYAVVLTAPPEVRDRVDMWGPVPALALMRRVKEQFDPGHRFAPGRFVGGI, via the coding sequence ATGAGCTGGCGGGCGGCGGGCGACGGCGACACGGTCGGCGGGGTCCCGGCCCGGTACGTCGCCGAGCCGGCGTCCACCGAGGAGGCGTCGGCGGTGCTCACGGCGGCGGCCACCGACGACCTGGCGGTGGTGATCCGGGGCGCGGGCAGCAAGCTCGACTGGGGGCTGCCGCCCCGCCGGCTGGACCTGATCGTCGACACCTCCCGGCTGGCCGGGGTGGTCGAGCACGCGGCCGGCGATCTGATCACCGTGGTCCGGGCCGGCACCCGCACCGCCGACCTGGATTTCGGCTCCCAGCAGCTGGCGCTGGACCCGCGGCCCGGCGCCACGATCGGGGGCACCGTGGCCGCGAACACCTCCGGCCCGCGCCGGTTGCTCTACGGCACCGCCCGCGACCTGCTGATCGGCATCACGGTGGTGCGCCCGGACGGCCGGGTCGCCCGGGCCGGCGGCAAGGTCGTGAAGAACGTGGCCGGCTACGACCTCGGCAAGCTGTTCACCGGCTCGTACGGCACCCTCGGGCTGATCACCGAATGCGTCTTCCGGCTGCACCCGGTGCCCCGCGCCCGCAGCTGGGTCACCGCGCGGGTACCGGCCGAGGAGCTGGCCGGTGCCCTGGCCGCGATCCGGGGTGCGCAGGTGGTCCCCTCGGCGGTCGAGATCGACCGCCCGGAGCGGGGGCCGGTCGCCGTCGCGGTCCTGCTGGAGGGCACCGCCGAGGGCGTGCAGGACCGCGCGGCACGGCTGGTCGAGCTGCTCGGCGGCACGGCGGTCACCGAGCCGCCCGGCTGGTTCGGCGCCGACCCGTGGCCGGCCGGTGGCGTCGGGGTCAAGCTCACCGTCCCGCTGTCCAAGGTCGCGAAGCTTCCCTTCCCGCTGCGCGGATCCGCCGGTACGGGCGTGCTGTACGCGACCGCGACCGCTGAGTCCGTGGCCGGGATGCGCGCGGCGGCGACCGCAGCCGGTGGCTACGCGGTGGTGCTGACCGCCCCGCCGGAGGTGCGTGACCGGGTGGACATGTGGGGCCCGGTGCCCGCCCTCGCGCTGATGCGCCGGGTGAAGGAACAGTTCGATCCGGGCCACCGGTTCGCGCCCGGCCGATTCGTGGGAGGCATCTGA
- a CDS encoding CGNR zinc finger domain-containing protein, which yields MHFAPDTEAALTFAVLLANTDAGASRSGADELTTIAELRTLLEQCTFSGRIDHDDAEVRDMRQLRAQLHQLWSLDRDQAVEAVNRMLREAKALPYLTRHDEWDWHLHATSPDAPLAERCRVEAAMALIDVIRMDEMDRLRVCEAPDCTGLLVDFSRNGSKRFCSVRCGNRMNMIAFRERQAS from the coding sequence TTGCATTTTGCCCCTGACACCGAAGCGGCGCTGACCTTCGCCGTCCTGCTGGCCAACACCGACGCGGGCGCATCGCGCAGCGGCGCCGACGAGCTCACGACGATCGCGGAACTGCGCACGCTGCTCGAACAGTGCACGTTCTCCGGCCGCATCGACCACGACGACGCCGAGGTGCGCGACATGCGGCAGCTGCGCGCTCAGCTGCACCAGCTGTGGAGCCTCGACCGCGATCAGGCGGTGGAGGCGGTCAACCGGATGCTGCGCGAGGCCAAGGCCCTGCCCTATCTGACCCGCCACGACGAGTGGGACTGGCACCTGCACGCCACCTCGCCGGACGCCCCGCTGGCCGAACGCTGCCGGGTGGAGGCCGCGATGGCGCTGATCGACGTGATCCGGATGGACGAGATGGATCGCCTGCGCGTCTGCGAAGCCCCGGACTGCACCGGCCTGCTCGTCGACTTCTCCCGCAACGGTTCCAAGCGGTTCTGCAGCGTCCGCTGCGGCAACCGGATGAACATGATCGCCTTCCGCGAGCGCCAGGCGTCCTGA
- a CDS encoding polysaccharide deacetylase family protein gives MSILRCLLVAAVLVAPAGCAATPASPHAAPSAVRTRTPAGPAASPPAARPRAHGKGWTQDDIPQFGPAPAPERVVPAAAHGKVAYTLRVPTQQKVAFLTIDDGYLKHPEAPALLAAAHVPVTLFLTTDAIRDDPDYFRPLIDAGAVVEAHTISHPQLRGLPYTAQKHQICGSADQLATWYTRRPVLFRPPYGAKDDTTLRAANDCGMKAAFMWKETVDKGKVRYQGEHRVQPGDIILMHFRPAFVKDFLAALRAIKRAGLTPALLEDYVR, from the coding sequence ATGTCGATCTTGCGATGCCTGCTCGTCGCGGCGGTGCTCGTGGCGCCCGCGGGTTGTGCGGCCACCCCGGCGTCCCCGCATGCCGCGCCTTCCGCCGTACGGACGAGGACGCCTGCTGGTCCCGCCGCGTCACCGCCCGCGGCCCGGCCGCGGGCCCACGGCAAGGGCTGGACCCAGGACGACATCCCGCAGTTCGGCCCGGCGCCGGCCCCGGAACGGGTCGTCCCGGCCGCCGCCCACGGCAAGGTCGCCTACACCCTGCGCGTCCCCACCCAGCAGAAGGTCGCCTTCCTCACCATCGACGACGGCTACCTCAAGCACCCCGAGGCCCCGGCCCTGCTGGCCGCCGCGCACGTCCCGGTGACGCTGTTCCTGACCACCGATGCCATCCGCGACGACCCGGACTACTTCCGCCCGCTGATCGACGCCGGCGCCGTCGTCGAGGCCCACACGATCAGCCACCCGCAGCTGCGCGGGCTGCCCTACACAGCGCAGAAACATCAGATCTGCGGCTCCGCCGACCAGCTGGCCACCTGGTACACCCGGCGCCCGGTGCTCTTCCGGCCACCCTACGGCGCCAAGGACGACACCACGCTGCGCGCCGCCAACGACTGCGGCATGAAGGCTGCCTTCATGTGGAAGGAGACAGTGGACAAGGGCAAGGTCCGCTATCAGGGCGAGCACCGGGTCCAGCCGGGCGACATCATCCTCATGCATTTCCGCCCGGCCTTCGTCAAGGATTTCCTGGCCGCCCTGCGCGCCATCAAACGCGCCGGCCTCACCCCGGCCCTGCTCGAGGACTACGTCCGCTGA
- a CDS encoding NAD-dependent epimerase/dehydratase family protein — MKIAVTGGSGYIGSALVAELVAHGHTVTALVRNAVAAEKVSRLGAVAAVGDLFDPGWTAARFTEADAVAHLAATGNASTQQLDRGVVEAAQRAGKPYVHTSGIWLWGASPAITEESPIQPPALTQWRVPVDESALTSGLVVTVLAPAVVYGHGTGIPAGVLAQRTLDGKLPLVGDGSQHWTTVHVDDLAALYRIVLERGEGLGYLIGASGDNPTVRELAEAVAGPGGVVEQTVGATHERYGTAYADALLLDQQASGVKARSLGWEPKAPALLAEIGNRR, encoded by the coding sequence ATGAAGATCGCAGTGACCGGCGGGTCGGGGTACATCGGATCGGCCCTCGTGGCCGAGCTCGTGGCGCATGGGCACACCGTCACCGCACTGGTGCGCAACGCTGTGGCGGCCGAGAAGGTGAGCCGGCTCGGGGCGGTGGCCGCGGTCGGGGACCTGTTCGACCCGGGCTGGACCGCGGCACGCTTCACCGAGGCCGACGCCGTCGCGCACCTCGCCGCCACCGGCAACGCCTCCACCCAGCAGCTGGACCGCGGCGTGGTCGAGGCGGCCCAGCGGGCCGGCAAGCCGTACGTGCACACCAGCGGCATCTGGCTGTGGGGTGCCAGTCCGGCGATCACCGAGGAGTCGCCGATCCAGCCGCCCGCGCTGACCCAGTGGCGGGTGCCGGTCGACGAGTCGGCGCTGACCTCCGGGCTGGTGGTGACGGTGCTGGCGCCCGCGGTGGTGTACGGCCACGGCACCGGCATCCCGGCCGGCGTGCTGGCGCAGCGCACCCTCGACGGCAAGCTGCCCCTGGTCGGCGACGGCTCGCAGCACTGGACGACCGTGCACGTCGACGATCTGGCCGCGCTCTACCGGATCGTGCTCGAGCGGGGTGAGGGGCTCGGTTACCTGATCGGTGCGTCCGGCGACAATCCGACCGTACGGGAGCTGGCCGAGGCGGTTGCCGGTCCCGGGGGCGTCGTGGAGCAGACGGTCGGCGCGACCCACGAGCGCTACGGCACGGCTTACGCCGACGCATTGCTGCTGGATCAGCAGGCCTCCGGGGTCAAGGCGCGCAGCCTCGGCTGGGAACCCAAGGCGCCGGCGCTGCTCGCCGAGATCGGCAACCGAAGGTAA
- a CDS encoding DMT family transporter, protein MKPSPTSTGLATAVLSAAAFGTSGAFMKPLLAAGWTPAAAVAARALTAGLVLLPFMLLSLRGQGAALWRGRWRVLGMGAVGVAFTQLAYYAAITRVPVSTALLVEYLAPLLLVGWTWVATRRRPGRLVLTGSALAIGGLLLVIGPGAVQAVDPLGLLLAFAAAVGCAAYFVLAARPADGLPPVALAGSGLLIGGLGLLVTGATGLLPLATTTGPVTLFDTSVPWWLPLLIVAVIGTAVAYATGIAASARLGSRLASFVGLLEVVFAALFAWLLLGEHLTTRQLLGGTLILAGITAVRAERPAAPAPAPTTREPVVAN, encoded by the coding sequence ATGAAGCCGTCGCCCACCTCCACCGGGCTCGCCACCGCGGTGCTGTCCGCCGCCGCCTTCGGCACCTCCGGCGCGTTCATGAAACCGCTGCTGGCCGCGGGCTGGACCCCGGCCGCCGCCGTCGCCGCCCGGGCCCTCACCGCCGGACTGGTGCTGCTGCCCTTCATGCTGCTCAGCCTGCGCGGTCAGGGGGCAGCGCTGTGGCGCGGCCGGTGGCGGGTGCTGGGCATGGGCGCGGTCGGGGTGGCCTTCACCCAGCTCGCCTACTACGCCGCCATCACCCGCGTCCCGGTGTCCACCGCCCTGCTGGTGGAGTACCTGGCGCCGCTGCTGCTGGTCGGCTGGACCTGGGTGGCCACCCGGCGCCGCCCCGGCCGGCTGGTGCTGACCGGTTCGGCGCTGGCGATCGGGGGCCTGCTGCTGGTCATCGGTCCCGGCGCGGTCCAGGCGGTCGACCCGCTCGGCCTGCTCCTCGCCTTCGCCGCCGCGGTCGGCTGCGCCGCCTACTTCGTCCTCGCCGCCCGCCCCGCCGACGGCCTGCCGCCGGTCGCGCTGGCCGGCTCGGGCCTGCTCATCGGCGGCCTGGGCCTGCTGGTCACCGGCGCCACCGGGCTGCTCCCGCTGGCCACGACCACCGGCCCGGTGACCCTGTTCGACACCTCCGTGCCGTGGTGGCTCCCGCTGCTGATCGTCGCGGTGATCGGCACCGCGGTGGCCTATGCGACCGGCATCGCCGCCTCGGCCCGGCTGGGCTCGCGCCTGGCCTCGTTCGTGGGCCTGCTGGAGGTGGTGTTCGCCGCCCTGTTCGCCTGGCTCCTGCTCGGCGAGCACCTCACCACCCGCCAGCTTCTCGGCGGCACCCTCATCCTGGCCGGGATCACCGCCGTCCGCGCCGAACGCCCAGCCGCGCCCGCGCCGGCTCCTACCACCAGGGAACCGGTCGTCGCGAACTGA
- a CDS encoding PPOX class F420-dependent oxidoreductase — translation MSVAAEIARSKQVSLTTYRKDGTPVATPVWQVTDGDEVIVVSEADAWKVKRIRNNSSVTLTPCDFRGRIPAGAVTVAATARLLDDAGTAHARDLLARKYVMSRVGNWFARVFRVRRNPMIGIAIRPQEG, via the coding sequence ATGAGCGTGGCCGCGGAGATCGCCCGGAGCAAGCAGGTCAGCCTGACCACCTATCGCAAGGACGGCACGCCGGTAGCCACCCCGGTCTGGCAGGTCACCGATGGCGACGAGGTGATCGTCGTGTCCGAGGCCGACGCCTGGAAGGTCAAGCGGATCCGCAACAACAGCAGCGTGACGCTGACCCCGTGCGACTTCCGCGGGCGCATCCCGGCGGGTGCGGTGACCGTCGCGGCCACCGCACGGCTGCTCGACGACGCCGGCACCGCGCACGCCCGTGACCTGCTGGCCCGCAAGTACGTCATGTCGCGGGTGGGCAACTGGTTCGCCCGGGTGTTCCGGGTACGCCGCAATCCGATGATCGGCATCGCGATCCGCCCGCAGGAGGGCTGA
- a CDS encoding M36 family metallopeptidase → MRLRRRSALAGILTATTLIAVAAPHGAQAAPPAAGEQLPGEYDFVDNRGAAVAPTTAQRSLVRTGNLVARWNNLGTPASVTPAATRGKLAAGFTGSAESVARGYLRNNLSLFSQSTTSVDRMDLVAAGKVGAGTVVLLRQKYGTLPAAHDGLVAVAVKGGEVLHVTSSLSPDTSAPAAARLTAGAALTGALRAARIDRDDLVQQRVRLVAVPMPGAAPRAAYEVVTMSGDSEHPLGYTSYVDAVDGKLLLRENLVNFAGDDPHWKVFPATPAAAGTDTRQTWCAVAATGCDRQVLDPATGNPWDVDASTGAPTFTTTGNSAESVRLWGDGSPATPAATRPDREYVYPFTNQWNTSRCDPATLSSPQQADVDAATANLFAMHNRMHDWSYQLGFTEATWNLQRTNTLPYGKGGDPERGNAQQGAATTTVRNNANQSTGPDGTQPVTNMYMWQPFAASSYPPCVDGDFDMTVIGHEYTHAISNRMIAGPDANIASSQGGAMGESWSDLTAMEYLFENGYTPKGNTPYVTGAYVTGDNATGIRNYDMSASPLNYSDYGYDRGAAVHADGEIWSATNFDVRRAFLGRYGAGTRAQQDSCAAGSTPVTECPGNRRWMQLVFDSYLLAATGQISMLDMRDNLLTADALRFDGADQDLIWNAFAARGMGAGAASAPADTDPVPSFASPYGENATITFKALGDAAGKPVRLYVGDYDYGAVPIADTDPATDLPDTVTLAPGTYKFLAIGAGFGHKRFTQSIYPGVTSQVGVVMPANLASAAAGATITGDGTAPARLIDDAEGTAWTATGGARGRQVTVDLPGTAAKLVSRVQLSAFPGAGASTATMYSTVRQFEVLTCNAAAGADCASDAGYKVAYTSPANAFDTGSFRPKVPNLILKSFAIRPGPATHVKLRVLTNQCVGNPLYAGEQENDPRSVSDCATGSAVAANAVAAEFQVFSS, encoded by the coding sequence GTGCGTCTACGCAGACGGTCCGCCCTCGCGGGAATCCTCACTGCCACCACCCTGATCGCTGTCGCCGCGCCGCACGGTGCGCAGGCGGCCCCGCCCGCCGCGGGGGAGCAGCTCCCCGGCGAGTACGACTTCGTCGACAACCGGGGCGCCGCCGTCGCCCCGACCACCGCCCAGCGTTCGCTGGTGCGCACCGGCAACCTCGTGGCCCGCTGGAACAACCTCGGTACCCCGGCCTCGGTCACCCCGGCGGCGACCAGGGGCAAGCTCGCCGCCGGGTTCACGGGCAGCGCCGAGTCGGTGGCCCGCGGCTACCTCAGGAACAACCTGTCGCTCTTCTCGCAGTCCACCACGTCGGTCGACCGGATGGACCTGGTGGCCGCCGGCAAGGTCGGCGCCGGCACTGTGGTGCTGCTGCGGCAGAAGTACGGCACCCTGCCCGCGGCCCACGACGGCCTGGTCGCCGTCGCGGTCAAGGGCGGCGAGGTCCTGCACGTCACCTCCTCGCTGAGCCCCGACACCAGCGCGCCCGCCGCAGCCAGGCTGACCGCCGGGGCCGCGCTCACCGGTGCACTGCGCGCTGCCAGGATCGACCGTGACGACCTGGTGCAGCAGCGGGTGCGGCTGGTGGCGGTGCCGATGCCGGGCGCCGCGCCGCGGGCCGCGTACGAGGTCGTCACGATGTCCGGCGACAGCGAGCACCCGCTGGGCTACACCAGCTACGTCGACGCCGTCGACGGCAAGCTGCTGCTGCGCGAGAACCTGGTCAACTTCGCCGGGGACGACCCGCACTGGAAGGTCTTCCCGGCCACCCCGGCGGCGGCGGGCACCGACACCCGGCAGACCTGGTGCGCGGTGGCGGCCACCGGCTGCGACCGGCAGGTGCTCGACCCGGCCACCGGCAACCCCTGGGACGTCGACGCGAGCACCGGCGCACCCACCTTCACCACCACCGGCAACTCCGCCGAGTCGGTGCGGCTCTGGGGCGACGGCTCACCGGCCACCCCGGCCGCCACCCGGCCCGACCGGGAGTACGTCTACCCGTTCACCAACCAGTGGAACACCAGCAGGTGCGACCCCGCCACGCTGAGCTCGCCGCAGCAGGCCGACGTGGACGCGGCCACCGCCAACCTGTTCGCCATGCACAACCGCATGCACGACTGGTCGTACCAGCTGGGCTTCACCGAGGCCACGTGGAACCTGCAACGCACCAACACGCTGCCGTACGGCAAGGGAGGCGACCCGGAACGCGGCAACGCGCAGCAGGGCGCGGCGACCACGACCGTGCGCAACAACGCCAACCAGTCGACCGGTCCGGACGGCACCCAGCCGGTGACCAACATGTACATGTGGCAGCCGTTCGCAGCCAGCTCGTACCCGCCCTGTGTGGACGGTGACTTCGACATGACGGTGATCGGGCACGAGTACACCCATGCCATCAGCAACCGCATGATCGCCGGGCCGGATGCCAACATCGCCTCCAGCCAGGGCGGGGCAATGGGGGAGAGCTGGTCCGACCTCACCGCGATGGAGTACCTCTTCGAGAACGGCTACACCCCGAAGGGGAACACCCCGTACGTGACCGGGGCCTACGTCACCGGCGACAACGCGACCGGCATCCGCAACTACGACATGAGCGCCAGCCCGCTCAACTACAGCGACTACGGCTACGACCGTGGCGCCGCGGTGCACGCCGACGGCGAGATCTGGAGCGCCACCAACTTCGACGTCCGCCGTGCGTTCCTCGGCCGATACGGCGCCGGCACCCGGGCCCAGCAGGACAGCTGTGCGGCCGGCAGCACCCCGGTGACCGAATGCCCGGGCAACCGGCGCTGGATGCAGCTGGTGTTCGACTCGTACCTGCTCGCCGCGACCGGGCAGATCAGCATGCTCGACATGCGCGACAACCTGCTGACCGCCGACGCGCTGCGCTTCGACGGCGCCGACCAGGACCTGATCTGGAACGCGTTCGCCGCCCGCGGCATGGGCGCCGGTGCGGCCAGCGCCCCGGCCGACACCGATCCGGTGCCCAGCTTCGCCTCCCCGTACGGGGAGAACGCCACGATCACCTTCAAGGCGCTCGGCGACGCGGCGGGCAAGCCGGTCCGGTTGTACGTCGGCGACTACGACTACGGCGCGGTGCCGATCGCCGACACCGACCCGGCCACCGACCTGCCGGACACCGTGACCCTCGCGCCGGGCACCTACAAGTTCCTGGCCATCGGCGCCGGCTTCGGCCACAAGCGGTTCACCCAGAGCATCTATCCGGGCGTCACCTCGCAGGTCGGCGTGGTCATGCCGGCCAACCTGGCCTCGGCCGCGGCGGGCGCCACCATCACCGGCGACGGCACCGCCCCGGCCCGGCTGATCGACGATGCCGAGGGCACCGCGTGGACCGCCACCGGCGGCGCCCGTGGCCGCCAGGTCACCGTCGACCTGCCCGGCACGGCGGCCAAGCTGGTGTCGCGCGTGCAGCTCAGCGCGTTCCCCGGGGCCGGTGCCAGCACCGCGACCATGTACAGCACGGTGCGCCAGTTCGAGGTGCTCACCTGCAACGCCGCCGCGGGTGCCGACTGCGCGAGCGACGCGGGCTACAAGGTGGCCTACACCAGCCCGGCCAATGCCTTCGACACCGGCTCGTTCCGGCCGAAGGTGCCCAACCTGATCCTCAAGTCCTTCGCGATCCGGCCCGGTCCGGCCACCCACGTCAAGCTCCGGGTCCTGACCAACCAGTGCGTCGGCAACCCGCTCTATGCCGGCGAGCAGGAGAACGACCCGCGCAGCGTCTCCGACTGCGCAACCGGTTCCGCGGTGGCCGCCAACGCGGTGGCCGCCGAGTTCCAGGTGTTCAGCAGCTGA